One window of the Natronomonas marina genome contains the following:
- the trpG gene encoding anthranilate synthase component II — MTRVLFVDNYDSFTYNLVEYVSQHDDTETEVLRNTASLADVEAVDPDAVVISPGPGHPKNDRDVGVTMDVLRETSPDVPTLGVCLGLEAAVYEYGGTVDRAPEPIHGKAFPVDHDGRGVFDGLEQGFQGGRYHSLVALDVPDVFEVTATTTHGDERLVMGVRHREHPIECVQFHPESVLTGVGHEIIGNFLKAV, encoded by the coding sequence ATGACCCGCGTCCTGTTCGTCGACAACTACGACTCCTTCACGTACAACCTCGTCGAGTACGTCAGCCAGCACGACGACACCGAGACCGAGGTGCTGCGGAACACGGCCTCGCTGGCCGACGTCGAGGCGGTCGACCCCGACGCCGTCGTCATCTCTCCGGGACCGGGCCATCCGAAGAACGACCGCGACGTCGGCGTGACGATGGACGTCCTCCGGGAGACGAGTCCCGACGTGCCGACGCTGGGCGTCTGTCTCGGCCTGGAGGCCGCCGTCTACGAGTACGGCGGCACCGTCGACCGGGCGCCCGAGCCGATCCACGGCAAGGCGTTCCCCGTCGATCACGACGGCCGCGGCGTCTTCGACGGTCTCGAACAGGGCTTTCAGGGCGGCCGCTATCACTCGCTGGTCGCCCTCGACGTTCCGGACGTCTTCGAAGTGACGGCGACGACGACCCACGGCGACGAGCGGCTGGTGATGGGCGTCCGACACCGCGAGCACCCTATCGAGTGTGTCCAGTTCCATCCCGAATCGGTGCTGACCGGCGTCGGCCACGAGATAATCGGGAACTTCCTCAAGGCAGTTTAA
- the trpE gene encoding anthranilate synthase component I encodes MISRERFVEAAEDGPAVVRAVAELSADPEPLSAYAALTGRTTDATDDEYAFLLESAEKVASSDPDGAFTAGRGADRHARYSFVGYDPAAVVTVDDGATVDVLDDRYEGLLEPNGGDSLDTLRAALPDAELRNFPETERQRLQGGLVGFLAYDAVYDLWLEEVGRQRPDSRFPDAQFVLSTKTLVFDDAAGTVSLVFTPLVRDGDDAGAVYDRLAAERDRVEDLLSGAEAPTTGGFRPVEERAGPRDDYEAAVRRAKEHVLDGDIYQGVVSRTRELDGDVDPLALYEALREVNPSPYMYVLDYDDLVVVGASPETLVSVRGREVMSNPIAGTCDRGTSPVEDRRLAGEMLADGKERAEHTMLVDLARNDVRRVGEAGSVRVEEFMNVLKYSHVQHIESTVTGRLRPECDAFDATRAAFPAGTLSGAPKIRAMEIIDDLEAEPRGVYGGGVGYYSWSGDADFAIVIRTATVERGRGVDGTDRVTVRAGAGIVADSNPAAEYDETEKKMDGVLAALDRIETAPGEATR; translated from the coding sequence ATGATCTCCCGCGAGCGGTTCGTCGAGGCGGCCGAGGACGGCCCGGCGGTCGTCCGTGCCGTCGCCGAACTGTCGGCCGACCCCGAGCCACTCTCGGCGTACGCGGCGCTGACCGGCCGGACGACCGACGCGACCGACGACGAGTACGCCTTCCTCCTGGAGAGCGCCGAGAAGGTCGCCTCCAGCGACCCCGACGGCGCCTTCACCGCCGGCCGCGGCGCCGACAGACACGCCCGCTACTCCTTCGTCGGCTACGACCCCGCCGCCGTCGTCACTGTCGACGACGGCGCCACCGTCGACGTGCTCGACGACCGCTACGAGGGCCTGCTCGAACCGAACGGCGGCGACAGCCTCGACACGCTCCGGGCGGCGCTGCCCGACGCCGAGTTGCGCAACTTCCCCGAGACCGAACGCCAGCGATTGCAGGGCGGACTCGTGGGATTTCTCGCCTACGACGCGGTCTACGACCTCTGGCTCGAGGAGGTCGGCCGGCAGCGGCCTGACTCGCGGTTCCCGGACGCGCAGTTCGTCCTCTCGACGAAGACGCTCGTCTTCGACGACGCCGCCGGGACCGTCTCGCTCGTCTTCACGCCGCTCGTCCGCGACGGCGACGACGCCGGCGCGGTCTACGACCGACTGGCCGCCGAGCGCGACCGGGTCGAGGACCTGCTCTCGGGGGCCGAGGCGCCGACGACCGGCGGATTCCGCCCGGTCGAGGAGCGGGCCGGCCCGAGGGACGACTACGAGGCGGCGGTCCGCCGGGCCAAGGAGCACGTCCTCGACGGCGACATCTACCAGGGCGTCGTCTCCCGTACCCGGGAACTGGACGGCGACGTCGACCCGCTTGCGCTGTACGAGGCGCTTCGGGAGGTCAACCCCTCGCCGTACATGTACGTGCTGGACTACGACGACCTCGTCGTCGTCGGCGCCTCGCCGGAGACGCTGGTCTCCGTCCGCGGCCGGGAGGTGATGAGCAACCCCATCGCCGGCACCTGCGACCGCGGCACCAGCCCTGTCGAGGACCGGCGGCTGGCCGGCGAGATGCTGGCCGACGGGAAGGAACGCGCCGAGCACACGATGCTGGTCGACCTCGCGCGCAACGACGTGAGGCGGGTCGGCGAGGCCGGCAGCGTCCGCGTCGAGGAGTTCATGAACGTCCTGAAGTACAGCCACGTCCAGCACATCGAGTCGACGGTCACCGGCCGTCTGCGCCCGGAGTGTGACGCCTTCGACGCGACGCGTGCGGCCTTCCCCGCCGGCACCTTGTCGGGAGCGCCGAAGATACGGGCCATGGAAATCATCGACGACCTGGAGGCCGAACCGCGCGGCGTCTACGGCGGCGGCGTCGGCTACTACTCGTGGAGCGGCGACGCCGACTTCGCCATCGTCATCCGGACCGCCACGGTCGAGCGCGGCCGCGGCGTCGACGGCACCGACCGGGTGACCGTCCGCGCGGGGGCGGGCATCGTCGCCGACTCGAATCCCGCCGCCGAGTACGACGAGACGGAGAAGAAGATGGACGGCGTGCTCGCGGCGCTGGACCGCATCGAAACCGCTCCGGGGGAGGCGACCCGATGA
- a CDS encoding phosphoribosylanthranilate isomerase — MTRVKVCGITTDEDLETAVEAGADAVGIVADVSTDTPRAVQPDRAVELSRAAPPFVTTVLVTMPGQPDRAVDLAGRVQPDVVQVHGDLTPGDLAYLSANVSGDVMRAVTPDEAPAHDTVADGLVVDSLDESGAGGTGETHDWERSRELVESLSSPVVLAGGLTPDNVAEAVETVRPFAVDVASGVEADPGRKDPEAVAAFVRAAGGRP; from the coding sequence ATGACCCGCGTGAAGGTCTGTGGTATCACCACCGACGAGGACCTCGAGACGGCGGTCGAGGCCGGGGCCGACGCGGTCGGCATCGTCGCCGACGTCTCGACCGACACGCCGCGAGCTGTCCAGCCGGACCGGGCGGTCGAACTGTCGCGTGCGGCCCCGCCGTTCGTGACGACCGTCCTCGTGACGATGCCGGGACAGCCGGACCGGGCGGTCGACCTCGCCGGGCGCGTCCAGCCCGACGTCGTCCAGGTGCACGGCGACCTCACGCCGGGCGATCTGGCCTACCTGTCGGCGAACGTCAGCGGCGACGTGATGCGGGCCGTCACGCCGGATGAGGCGCCCGCTCACGACACCGTCGCTGACGGTCTGGTCGTCGACTCGCTGGACGAGTCGGGCGCCGGCGGCACGGGCGAGACCCACGACTGGGAACGGAGCCGGGAACTCGTCGAGTCGCTGTCCTCGCCGGTCGTGCTGGCCGGGGGACTGACGCCGGACAACGTCGCCGAGGCCGTCGAGACGGTCCGGCCCTTCGCGGTCGACGTCGCCAGCGGCGTCGAGGCCGACCCGGGCCGGAAGGACCCCGAGGCCGTCGCGGCGTTCGTCCGGGCGGCGGGAGGCCGACCATGA
- the trpD gene encoding anthranilate phosphoribosyltransferase, producing MTEYIERVADGEDLSIEEARTASSLVFEEATEAQIGALLSALRAKGETEAEIAGFAQGMADAARTIDPNRSPLVDTCGTGGDGHDTINVSTTSAFVVSGSGVPVAKHGNYSVSSSSGSADVLEELGVTIDAEPPVVERCIEERDMGFMLAPVFHPAMKAVIGPRKELGMRTIFNVLGPLTNPAGADAQVVGVYDADLVPVLADALSKMAVERALVVHGDGLDEIGVHGESTVAEVDDDSVTQYTVTPEDLGVGTYDLGAVAGGSPTENAADMRGILEGDVDGAKRDIVLANAGAAIYVAGETDSLAGGVDAARESIDSGAAAARLEALREFDP from the coding sequence ATGACGGAGTACATCGAACGGGTGGCCGACGGCGAGGACCTCTCCATCGAGGAGGCGCGCACGGCGTCGTCGCTCGTCTTCGAGGAGGCGACGGAGGCACAGATCGGCGCGCTGCTGTCGGCGCTGCGCGCGAAGGGCGAGACCGAAGCCGAGATAGCCGGCTTCGCACAGGGAATGGCCGACGCGGCCCGGACCATCGACCCGAATCGTAGCCCGCTCGTCGACACCTGCGGGACCGGCGGCGACGGTCACGACACCATCAACGTCTCGACGACGAGCGCCTTCGTCGTCAGCGGGAGCGGCGTCCCCGTCGCCAAGCACGGCAACTACTCGGTGTCCTCCTCGTCGGGCAGCGCGGATGTCCTCGAGGAACTGGGCGTCACCATCGACGCCGAACCTCCGGTAGTCGAGCGGTGCATCGAGGAGCGCGACATGGGGTTCATGCTCGCGCCCGTCTTCCACCCGGCGATGAAGGCCGTCATCGGCCCCCGGAAGGAACTGGGGATGCGCACCATCTTCAACGTGCTCGGGCCGCTGACGAACCCCGCGGGCGCCGACGCACAGGTCGTCGGCGTCTACGACGCGGACCTCGTTCCCGTGCTCGCGGACGCGCTCTCGAAGATGGCCGTCGAACGGGCGCTCGTCGTCCACGGCGACGGCCTCGACGAGATCGGCGTCCACGGCGAGTCGACCGTCGCCGAGGTCGACGACGATTCGGTCACCCAGTACACGGTCACCCCGGAGGACCTCGGCGTCGGTACCTACGACCTCGGCGCGGTCGCCGGCGGTTCGCCGACCGAGAACGCCGCCGACATGCGCGGCATCCTCGAGGGCGACGTCGACGGCGCAAAGCGCGACATCGTGCTGGCGAACGCGGGCGCGGCCATCTACGTCGCCGGCGAGACCGACAGCCTCGCCGGGGGCGTCGACGCCGCACGCGAGTCCATCGACTCCGGCGCCGCCGCCGCCCGCCTGGAGGCGCTCCGCGAGTTCGACCCATGA